A DNA window from Calditrichota bacterium contains the following coding sequences:
- a CDS encoding serine hydrolase — protein sequence TGYVLPSWKEGQLAHGYRGARDWGTLRGHPWASDGPYWHLRANGGILSTVTDLYKWHLALEGGRILPDSLRALLSHPFVREGPDADSFYGYGWSISTTPRGTRLVGHNGGNGIFSADFLRFLDEGVVIICLANVAGKPAWQVSQTVARILFGEAYELPPEKTELLDPATLASSPMGAHVMALLEILAQGDSSAAAENLGAHFAESYRQPEKRQRLLAFVQRVGSRQAPLRLVRAERVGPTTIELTAKSERTGDWWLLTVDFEEQEPHRIAGIRMQDTVPPEGQEEQ from the coding sequence ACTGGCTATGTGCTTCCCTCGTGGAAGGAAGGGCAATTGGCGCACGGCTACCGCGGCGCCCGCGATTGGGGAACTCTGCGCGGCCATCCTTGGGCAAGCGACGGGCCCTACTGGCACCTGCGCGCCAACGGCGGTATCCTTTCCACGGTCACCGACCTCTACAAGTGGCACCTGGCCCTCGAGGGGGGCCGCATTCTGCCCGACAGCCTGCGCGCGCTTCTCTCCCACCCTTTCGTGCGCGAAGGCCCTGATGCAGACTCCTTCTACGGCTACGGCTGGTCGATTTCCACAACCCCCAGGGGAACGCGGCTCGTAGGCCACAACGGCGGCAACGGCATCTTCTCGGCCGACTTTTTGCGTTTTCTCGACGAGGGCGTGGTCATCATCTGTCTGGCGAACGTGGCTGGCAAACCGGCTTGGCAAGTGAGCCAGACGGTCGCGCGCATCCTGTTTGGCGAAGCATATGAGCTCCCCCCGGAGAAGACCGAACTCCTCGATCCTGCCACGCTGGCCAGCTCCCCTATGGGGGCCCATGTCATGGCGCTCCTGGAAATCTTGGCACAGGGAGATAGCAGCGCAGCCGCCGAAAACCTGGGTGCGCATTTCGCTGAATCCTACCGCCAGCCAGAGAAGCGACAACGCCTCTTGGCCTTCGTGCAGCGCGTCGGGAGCAGGCAGGCGCCTTTACGCCTTGTCAGAGCGGAAAGGGTCGGTCCCACCACCATCGAGCTCACCGCCAAGTCCGAAAGGACGGGGGATTGGTGGTTGCTGACCGTGGATTTCGAGGAGCAGGAGCCACACCGCATCGCCGGCATCCGCATGCAGGACACGGTCCCCCCCGAAGGCCAAGAGGAACAGTAG
- a CDS encoding alpha/beta hydrolase yields the protein MVKRVLLVLLAVVLVLVVVVGVLFVVSAGKPLYRPGMVRAAKNLRAPLAPPPQTAGANLWLVEPNVKLFYFEEGSGPEVLVLHGGPGYPYLGPPPGLHQLAAQYRVIYYHQRGCGNSTRPVDRLSEKSFYRNMLNLDRALGIGAQVADIERIRRILGVDRLILVGHSFGAFLATLYAAEFPEHVRALVLIAPAQLLVFPGEGNLLNEVGALLPAELKSDYAAFLKEYLDFKGLFARSEGEMIGLNSRFTRFYLAAAKAKGMPVPTTLRFHGNGGWMVQAMYLSMGKKHDYRTALQRVSAPALILHGGMDIQPEAASAMYAQVLPHAELRTMPQAGHFLFADAPEDFAAVVTEFLAQHP from the coding sequence GTGGTCAAGAGAGTGCTATTGGTGCTGCTGGCGGTGGTGCTAGTACTAGTGGTGGTCGTGGGCGTGCTCTTTGTCGTTTCCGCTGGAAAGCCCTTGTACCGACCAGGAATGGTGCGGGCGGCGAAGAATCTGCGGGCGCCGCTGGCTCCGCCGCCGCAAACGGCGGGCGCCAACCTCTGGCTGGTTGAGCCGAACGTGAAGCTATTCTACTTCGAAGAAGGGTCTGGCCCAGAGGTCTTGGTGCTGCACGGTGGCCCTGGCTACCCCTACCTCGGGCCTCCGCCTGGTCTGCATCAGCTGGCGGCGCAGTATCGCGTCATCTACTACCACCAGCGCGGCTGTGGCAACTCCACCCGGCCGGTGGATAGGCTGTCCGAAAAGAGTTTCTATCGCAACATGCTGAACCTGGACCGGGCCCTCGGCATTGGCGCCCAGGTGGCCGACATCGAGCGTATCCGTCGCATCCTGGGCGTGGATCGGTTGATCCTGGTCGGGCACTCATTTGGCGCGTTTCTCGCCACCCTGTACGCGGCGGAGTTCCCCGAACACGTGCGCGCATTAGTGTTGATTGCCCCAGCGCAGCTCCTCGTCTTCCCCGGCGAAGGGAACCTCCTGAATGAGGTGGGCGCGCTCCTCCCAGCAGAGCTCAAGAGCGACTATGCTGCTTTCCTCAAGGAGTATCTCGACTTCAAAGGGCTCTTTGCGCGGAGCGAGGGGGAGATGATCGGCCTGAACTCCCGTTTCACCAGGTTCTACCTTGCTGCCGCGAAGGCGAAGGGCATGCCGGTGCCCACCACGCTTCGCTTCCACGGCAACGGCGGCTGGATGGTGCAGGCGATGTACCTCAGCATGGGCAAGAAGCACGACTACCGGACTGCTCTGCAGCGGGTCAGCGCACCGGCGCTCATCCTCCATGGGGGAATGGACATCCAGCCGGAGGCGGCCAGCGCCATGTATGCCCAAGTGCTCCCTCACGCCGAGCTGCGTACCATGCCGCAGGCTGGCCACTTTCTCTTTGCCGACGCGCCTGAGGATTTTGCTGCGGTAGTGACCGAGTTCTTAGCTCAGCATCCCTGA